A single window of Lysobacter oculi DNA harbors:
- the rpmF gene encoding 50S ribosomal protein L32, translating into MAVQKSRVSPSKRGMRRAHDSLTAKQLSTDPTSGETHIRHHVTADGYYRGKKVIETKSKVVDED; encoded by the coding sequence ATGGCAGTCCAGAAGTCCCGCGTTTCCCCGTCCAAGCGTGGCATGCGCCGCGCGCATGATTCCCTGACGGCGAAGCAGCTGTCGACCGACCCCACCAGCGGCGAGACCCACATCCGCCACCACGTGACCGCCGACGGCTACTACCGCGGCAAGAAGGTCATCGAGACCAAGTCCAAGGTCGTCGACGAAGATTGA
- a CDS encoding YceD family protein, with product MSADSLPAVDAWRMVSARRVLEGELPLASLSRLRDLLADAEGVVRYRVEFGRDVLQVPFAKVWIEAGLPLTCQRSLQAFVQPVVVEQSLGLIRDESDEAALPPGYEPLLVPEDGRIVPVELVEDELILAVPVVPVSPEAPVVDRDWPVPEEEADAANPFAALKTLKTGKDN from the coding sequence ATGTCTGCCGATTCGTTACCTGCTGTCGACGCATGGCGCATGGTTTCGGCCCGGCGGGTGCTGGAAGGCGAGCTTCCGCTGGCCAGCCTGTCGCGTCTGCGCGACCTGCTGGCGGATGCTGAAGGCGTCGTGCGGTACCGCGTCGAGTTCGGGCGCGATGTGCTGCAGGTGCCATTCGCCAAGGTCTGGATCGAAGCCGGCTTGCCGTTGACGTGCCAGCGCAGCCTGCAGGCGTTCGTGCAGCCGGTGGTGGTCGAGCAGTCGCTCGGCCTGATCCGCGACGAATCGGACGAAGCGGCCCTGCCGCCGGGCTATGAGCCGCTGCTGGTCCCCGAGGATGGCCGCATCGTCCCCGTCGAACTGGTCGAGGACGAGCTGATCCTGGCGGTGCCGGTGGTGCCGGTTTCACCCGAAGCACCGGTGGTCGATCGCGACTGGCCGGTGCCGGAGGAAGAGGCCGATGCCGCCAACCCGTTCGCCGCGCTGAAGACGCTCAAAACCGGCAAAGACAACTGA